GGCTCAAAAAGGTCAGATGAGTCCCTTGTTTGTGATGTGGGTTTGATAACTTGGGAGATGCAGCCATTTCCCCTCCTAACTCTGGTTTTTATCTTGGCAGTACCCCTTTTTGTCCCTGGGATTTTAAAGCAGCCTCACATGGCTGCGGGAGACTTGCCCTTTTCTGTCCATCTTCCTTGATCCACTCCCAAGCAGGGAGGCTGTAGGTTGAGGAAAACCTGGCCTTAATCTGTAGCTTGCTCAGTGGTGAGAATATTTTCTCTAATTTGGCCCATGTCCTCAGCTCTCCAGTTTGCATAATGCCCAACTTGTCATTTTGTCCATATAGCATGGAGGGGCTTCTGGCATGATGGGAGGGGGTGGGTAGGGGACAGGGAAGCATTGTTATTGGACTTGGAAGAAAGCTAGGTCATAGTGGAGAATTTGGCTGTTAAatcaggagaaaggagaaggaaaggctgGGTTTGTGTTTTCTGCAGTGTGGTAATGGAAATTGCTGGGTACCGAATTCTTTCTGAATTAAACTGGGGCCACTTATCACTAAATTTCttagcagtctcacatttcctcttacctccagGACATCTACTTAGTTGTCCCActgtcacctccaacttaacatatccaaacagAACTCGTCTTACCACCTTAACCTTATCCTCATGACCgtatcactgtagacgacaccaccatcctccgtgtctcgcccgtaaccttggcagtaccctcgactcatctctcacattcaactcacatattcaatctgtcatcaaatccagtcatttctaccttcacatctctaaaatccttccttttctCGCCATTCGAACtggtaccacactgatccaagcagttgCCCTAAGCCACCTTGCCTACTCCTCGccaatctccctgcctctccccactcgagttcttcactctgctgcatggatcatttttctaaaaaaaaacattcaatgaaagtctctccactcttcaggaacctccagtggttgcccatccacctccacatcaaacagaaactccttaccattggctttaaagtactcactcagctttccctctcctaccttaccttcctgattttctactgcaactcagcccacccacttcgctcttctaacaccaacctactatctctacttcaatctcatctgtcctACTGCTGACCACTTACCCCTTCCGTCCCCTTTTGGCTTGTTCAGACCACCATTTATGTTCCCACTTcggaagccctcctaaaatcacatctcctttaagaggccttccctaattaaaccctctatttccatcctctccctcctctctgcattgCCTCTTCAATCGGCTCTGTTCCCCCATCCACTCTATGTTTACCCCACGACACTTCTGTGCATGTCCTTACAGATTGCCATTTCCCCGGCTATAATCTGTTAGAATCTATCTCCTTCCCTAGCATAAGGTCCTTGTAGATAGGGGTTGAGTTCacccactcttttgtattatactttccttagcacttattatggtactctgcacacggtaagcatttaatagataccactgattcctCTAAGTGCTGTGAACGAACAATGCAGTGTGAGTGCTGAAGACCGGTAGTAATTTGCCTCATGCCCCGAGTGCTTTCACCACCCAACAGTTGATCATTTTACACCCTGCGCTACTCCTGTGGTTTGCCTCTCAGCGACACCCGAGCTTCATACCCAGGAAACTCCAGCTGCTTAtccagaagaggagccagcagtTCCCCCAGCTGTGGCCCAGAGCAGCAGCGACGAAGAACTCAGAGAGtccacctctccagcccaagAGTTCAGCAAGTTCCAGAAGTCACTCCCCCCAAGATTTCAGCGCCAGCAGCAACAGGTATGAGGGCATTTAAAGGGTGGGCCCAAATCTCCCAATCTCAGAATGATGtttccttctgccccctcctaaCCCAGGCAACATTTCTCGGAGTTTACGGCAGTGAGAATAGCAGTTATAGGGTGCGATTGCGAGGGCAGACTCCACTTACTAAAACCAGGATCCAGAGCTGTGCAGATACACCTGTGAGTGGGTAGTCCAATGGCAAGCGCCTGTCCCCAGTATCTCGTCGGCAGGGGTGAACCAAAGTATCAAGTCTTAGAATTTGCTAATCGCTTGGCTTTGAAACAGGGCTTCTGCTTGACAGCATGGCAACCTTCTATGCTCTttagaaggaggaggatgttAGCTTAGAAAATGAATGAGTGATGGTAAGAGAGTCTTTCTCTTTTCTGTTCTTTATAACTCACAGCCTTTGGAGAGGCCGAAGAACCTGTGATGGAATGAGCACAGCATTGTAGCTCAGAAACTTCCTAACAGGGGCCCGCTCTTTGGCGTCAGAAGCAGTTAATTTGATTGCTGGGCTTTTATAGAGCTCCCATTTAGCTTGGGGAAAAAGTGGTTAATCTCGAAAAACAGCTATCTTGTAATTACATGTAGAGAAGTTATCTAATTACTGATTGGGGTAAGTGTCTTGGGTAACTCCAGTTAAGGGCACAACAATAACAGTTGCTACAGTGAACTTTCCTGattgccccaccctcccccacctaaAAAAAGGCCAACAAATACAGAATGGATGCAGAATAGAAAGCTTTGAGTAACCTAGAAGAATCCAGAGCCCAGACTGTGGTAAAATCCTTCAGGGACACTGTGGGGTataggcagggtatgtgtctaccaactctgttatattgtactgtctcaagtgcttagtacagtgaccagcacacagtaaccacccaataaataagatcgattggtCAATAGGCAAGAAAATCTGATGCACCCATCCTGGAAAAATCTAGACGTGCCCATCTCTCCAGGAAGAAAGTGACTGTGAGCAGGCTGCCCTTAGTACTGTGAAGTGGGCGAAAGTGTCCAGGTTCCTTtaaaggatttatttatttatttatttaatatttggATGCCTGTAATGCATTTCCCACAAAGAGCCCTGGCATATAGTTTGGGAACTCACTAGACTGGCTGGGCAGCCCTTGATGTTTGTGGTTGGGAAGTGGCTTGACTCATGAATGCTGGAGGTGTGTGGAGTGGTTTACAATGTTCTGGGGCAACATGGCCATCCTTGTCTTGGCAACAGGCTTGTTTTATGCAGAGATGATCAACATGAAGGGACAATGTGTGGGTGGGGAGAACCATCTTATAGGAGGAAATCAACTCTCTCCAGCTGATTTTGGCTGCACCTGAACAAGTTCTGGaacacctctgtgcctctgctttAATTAtcgtttttatggtacttgttaagcgcttcctttgtgccaagcactgttctaggtgctgggatagatagaaggtaatgccCCAGCTGTCGTTCTTCTCCCTTGCCGCCTGACAGACATCCACCGAATCCGAAAGCCCACCCCGTCTCGGGAGTGGCGGCCCTAGAGGATACCACTAAGACATGTCTTCACCTCCCCTATCTTCTCTAGGATTGACCGGTCCGGGCTTTGACTCCATTTTTCCTTGTGGTGCTGAGCAGTATTGATTCCTTTACTCTTTGAGAAAGATTGGCGACTGCCAGGCACAGGCAGGCCCAGTGCGCCTGTAAGAGGTGTTTGCTATTCCAGGAATCGTGTGCTTACTCAGTGGTTCTGCTCTTCCGTTTGTCTAGGAGCAGCTGTATAAAATGCAGCATTGGCAGCAGCAACAGGTGTaccccccaccttcccactcccaccctcagCGCACGTTTTACCCAGCCCATCCTCAGATGCTGGGGTTTGATCCCCGTTGGATGATGATGCCCTCCTACATGGATCCTCGCATGACTCCAGCTCGAACCCCCGTCGACTTCTACCCCTCCGCCCTCCACCCTTCAGGTAGGAGACCCGTCGGTGATGCCGCTGCCAAGGCCAAACCCCTTATGTTGAAACTTCATAGGAAATCCCACCTCCATGGGCCCAAGGCTTTTGGCAGAATGATCTTGCAAGGGGTGTAATTGACCCTAGGCCTGCTTTCTCAGGGCGAGAGAGTAATTTGCAGTGGTACTGAAGTGAAAGTTCGGGCAGAGGTCTGGAAGCTCAGGTAAACGGACAGAACCACTTTCCCTTTTGCTCATTTTCTTGTACGGAGGCAGCTCTATTCGGGCTGCTTTATTGGTGAAATTTGGGAGCACTGTGACATCATTTTGGCAGAGACTTGAAGTCCAACACAAAGGCTCTGCCAGGCCCATTGCAAAGTGGTGGAATCAGACTACCCAGCTGATAGCCTGCACCCTTTGTGCTGCCACTAACCTAACATTCTTATATTGGACCAGATTTACTTGTCCAGGTCTGAGGAAGTCTAATAAACCAGTACACCTGGTTCCTCTAAATGGCTGCCGCTGACTGGCAGCCCTCTTCCTCTCttaccccttcctttctctttcccctttccctgatgATTTGTCACAGGTACATTTCTTTTCTGAGATCTTTGGTACAACTATAAGGTGTTACAGGTTCTTTCTGTGCTCTCCAGGAATAATGAAGCCGATAATGGCGCAAGATTCCATAAATGGACCCGGCTGTCGCTCTGAGGAGCAGAACTGTCCGCCCTCCATCCAGCAAGAAAGGAAAGTGGCTCCCATTGATCCGGCCCCTGTGTGGAGCCAGGACGGCTACGCGGCAATGCAGAGCAAGGGGTACTCTCTCCCACACCCAAAACAGAATGAGAGTTTGACAGTGGAGGGAGTTCGTGGCAGGTGAGGGGCAATGTCGTACCGTTGGTTTGCTACTGCCTAGCCTTGGCTGTCTTGGAAGCCCCTGCTTGCTGTTGGCGATGAAGAGTCAGTGGAGGGAGTGGCTGTCCCACGAGACCCTGACTCAGGAGAAAGGCCAAGGTGGTGGGAGGGGCGAGGGGTGTGGTCTGAGTACCCTGAAGGAGTAGAAAGGGGGTTAAAGAGCTGGTGGGCATCTGGGGCATTTTCCTCATTGTTGAATGCTTGTTGGGGAGAGAATTGCACTTCCATTGCGAATGGAGAGCATGGAACAGACCTTGGACTCTGAAGGCTGGGGGAACGATGACTTTAATCCTGCCTCAggctcacagaggagggaacctcacagcttgccctctcctagcGTGGGGTGAGTCGGGGGTGTCGATCACACAGTTGTCAAATTTAGAGAAGGTAGTACCGGTAGCCCGACGGCAATCTGGCACTTTACTCCCCCGGCCCCTGACTCTTCGTGAACGTGTGGAATTCAGTTCGTTTTTTGCACCAGAGCATTTCTCTGGCTCTTCTTTTATCCAGGGTGGAATGTGTCCATCAGGGCCCTTCCTAGTCTTCCTCAGGGTTGTGGACTCTGGGTGCCATTGGCAGATCAGTAGGTCAGCAGGTGTGATGCTTGCAGACCCGCGATCACCTAGTTGGAAATAGAGCATGCATTTTGtgcttgtattttttttctttttctttttcttttttatttttttcgtCCCTTTTTGCCCTAAACTGTGTTCAGCATGGGAACCCGGAGCCAGACTCCAATCACATTGACTGATTTTTCTGGTTCCTTTTCAGGAATGAAAGCTCTTACTCTGCCTCAACTGGAAGGTCAGGGGGCGTAAGTGCCCAGCGCGATCtctttgaggagagaggggatgagTACTTAAATGCTTTTGACAAGAAGGCCCCAGCAGACTTTGACAGCTGTGTACCCTCTCAAAGAATAGGCCAGGAGcttttgtttccaccccaggaaAACGTACAGGAGGCAGGTGGTCCCGGGGGCCAGCATTCAAGCCTCAGGTCCTCCCCGTTGGAGTCTGACTTGGTCCCAGCTGATAAAAAATCAGAGTACAGTGGTTGGGATGTCGGACAGACCCCAAAACCCTCAGACCCAGCCACGACTGTGAGAGAAGAGGCTCCCAGGGATGAGCAGCCCTTTGACTCTGACCcttggaagaaggaaggaggggccaCCAAGCAGCCCGCCCCAGAGTCAGAGTGGACCCCCGAAAACCGAACCACCAGCACCCCACATCAGGAGCAAATGGGAAGGTCCCGGAGATCAGGGCCCATTAAAAAGCCGGTCCTGAAGGCCCTCAaggtagaggagaaagagaaagagctcGAGAAGATTAaactggaaggtggggaggaaagtACCCGTCCCCTGAAAGAGAAGGGGTCTCCCTACAAGGCGGAGAACGAAGAGGGTGATGGCGAAGACCCCAAATCCGCCAGTTCCGCACACTCCCTCCTGGATGAGAAGGATCCCTCCCAAGCCGGCTTTGTCCGGGAGGCCGAGaagtttgaagaggaagagaaggccgAGAGAGTCTGGGAGACCAAGCTCTCAAAGGATTCCAGTGACCTTCCTCCGACCAAGAGGAATAACTGGATATTCATCGATGAGGAGCAAGCCTTTGGGAGGGGTCAGAACAGAGGTCGAGGCCGAGGCTTCAGGGAGTTCACTTTCCGTGGCCGTGGAACCGGCGGGAGCAGTGGCATCGGGAGCCCCAGGGGGGTCTACATCAGCCAAAGAAGTAGCCGCGGGAGGGGTCTCCGGGAGTTCAACCAGATAGATGACTTCCCCCGGGGCAAGCCCAGGCGCCGCATTGCCAGCGAGACCCACAGCGAAGGGTCCGAATACGAAGAGCTCCCCAAGCGGCGTCGGCAGAGGGGCTTGGAGACTGGAAACGAGGGCTCGCTTCTGGAACGAGAGGAGAGTGACCTGAAGAAGGGGGACTTCAAAGATTCCTGGAGATCCAACAAAATCTACTCGGATGACTACAGCAGCCTGGATGCCAAGAACAGGGGCCCCCGAGCTTTCGGGCGGGCGCTGCCCCCAAGGCTGAGCAACTCCGGGTATGGACGGAGAAGCTTTGTGACCAAGGAGTCGCCCCACTGGCAGAGCAGGAGCGGGGGAGCCCCCTGGCAGGATTACGGCAGTGGCATTCCCTCCGATTCGTTTGGGGCCAGGCGAGCAGCCGACCGAGATTACAGCCAAGAATCCTACAAGCATTCCGACTCGTTCATCGGGAGGGGTTTTGAGGAAAGCCACTTGGATGACAAGAGGTCCTTCTTCCAGGATGACTACGCGGCCGACCCAGAAAACATAGAGAACCGGCCTTTTCGGCGACGGCGGCCCCCCCGCCAGGACAAGCCCCCCCGGTTCAGGCGCCTGCGGCAAGAGCGAGAATCCCTGGGCCAGTGGGGCAGTGAGGAAGGGCCAAACTCGCTCTCTGGCCAGTGGCCCGGGAGACCCAAGCTGGCCCCCGGGGAAAAAAGCAGCACAACTGGGAGGAGGTCCCCCGAGTTATCCTATCAGAACTCTTCAGACCACGCCAATGAGGAATGGGAGACAGCCTCCGAGAGCAGCGACTTCagcgagaggagggagaggcgggaaggCGGGGCAGCCGAAGGCGACGCCCAGCTGGACGGCGGCTTGGCCGGAGCCAACTTGGGCGAAAAGAGAGAGTTGGCCAAAAGGAGCTTCTCCAGCCAGAGACCCCTAGTAGACAGGCAGAGCCGCAAGATGGAGCCCGGAGGGTTTGGGGAGAAGTCTGTAAGGACGGGCGGAGGCGGAGCTGTTACCCGCTATGAGAGCCAGCCGAACGGGACGCCTTTGAAAACCAAAaggtaaaaacaaaaatcaaacaaatcctggttctttaagaaaaaaaaaacacaccaaaaaaaccaaCATGTGCTTCGGGCATGCATGTGCCGCCGTATGTCAGATGGCCTGGGCCTGTCTGGAGTTGCGTGCCAGAAGGGTGGACTCCAGTGAGGCCATTGTCCGTGATTTCCTCCATCACCCGCTCTAGCATCGTTTGTCTGCTCCTCTGGCGTATATTattgtggctttaaaaaaaaaccaaaacaccccCGCGCACACCCACTCACCCACACAAatcatcctaatccccctcccgTGGCTCAGGAGGTGGGAGACCGCCACACTTCTGGCGCCTGCACTAGGGGTCCGGCAATCCTACCCAGGGTCCCAAGCCCTGTCAGGGGATCGTTGCAGAGAGGACACGGTTCCCCTGTGCAAGGAACTGATAAGCACCGGCAATTCATCCAGATTTCTCGACTTCAAAGCTTCTTGAGGCCGGCAGCCCTGGCTGGGTGGGGGTTACGCCGGGGTCTTGCCGCACTGAATCGGCCTTTCCAGGAGCAGCCCTGCTTCCTggcagaagggggaaggcagtGCCCCTTCCAGGGATGCCAACTCAGTGTGGCAAGGGCCAGGCGATAATGAAGGCGTCAGGGTCTGTCTCCGCTGTTGCTCTGGGGCCCGGACTGCCTGAAGGCTCTACAAGCACATCTTCTCAGCGGCGGAAGCTTTGAAGTGGACAATCCGTGCTCAGTGACAACGGCTACCTGGTGGTAACCTGCGGGCTGCTCCTTGTTTGAGGAGAGAAAGCAAAGCAGGAAAGCAGGCGGACTGCTGAacgttgctttttttttcccccctctctctccatagAATCGTGGGAATTGAGACATGAAGACCTGTTGGTCACACACCCAATTCACCCCAAAAGGGGAGCCAGTGCAGGATTATTAGGCTTGCAAATGTTTCGTCCAGCATAGGTTGAAGTGTCCTTGATAGTGATGCTCAGGATTGCTTtgtttctctgcccctccctcggtGCGTCTGGCCAGCCCCTCTGGGAGGAGCGGCCTGGAGCGGATGATGGTCGGAATTGCCAGATGGGTCCAGAAAAGACCTCTGCGGTCCTTTGGCCTCAGCACTTCAGCCCCTTCAGACTCTCCTCCTTGCACTACCCTGAATGTGGCAGGCACGCAGTAGAGAGATGAAGCATTTGTCACTAGAGGAACTGGGGGGCAGTGTTGGAgctgaatattttttttccaagtcctGGACCCTGAATAAGTAAAAGTTTGGCAGAAAGAAGTTGTGCCGCTGCATTCTAGTTAAGGTGGCCAAGTGCGCGGGGGCCCATTCTCGTTGTTATCGCACAGGGATCCGATCAGTTACGAAACGAGCGTAAAGGGAAAGTGCTTGCTACCCGCTGGGGCTTtgagaaaatggggaatgagatccAAGGTATAGGTGCTCAGGGTgtgcttttctcttttcctcctgcccaGCTCCTGGGTCTGCATCCCTGCTTAGCAGCTCTGAACCTCTTCCCTCCGCAGGTCTCCTGAAGAAACTCTACCTGGAAGCCTCAGCAGCACTAATGGTGGGAGCGGGCATTCTTCGTACAGCCTAGAGCGGGCTGCTCACGCCACCTCCTCCGACACCACCGAAGCCGCAGGGAAGAAGCCGGAGAAGGACCCCCAGGTGGCCATCCAGCGAGCGGGCGAGAAGGGAGAGGCAATGCCGCAGTTCGACCTGAGTTACGGAAGTAAGTGTATTTCCAGACCCTGTCTCCGAGATCAtcgggggaagagaaaaaagcgTGTGCAGAACAAGGACCAGGTCATCCCAGGCCTGCTGCTGGACTCCCTCTCGGCAACTCCTATCGTGGGAGGTCCGGGCTGATCTCAATTTGATGATGTTTTTTGTGAAGAAGGTGGACCATAAAATACATTGGGGAGTTCCCAGGGAGGATAGATTTCCTCTAGTCACGGTAGCTCTGACCATTGTTTTGGAGCAACTCCAAAAAATGTCAGGATTTCTGGGTTCAGGATGGTGAAATGAGTTTACGTGGTGGAGCTGTGGACGTCTCCTGAAGCACAGTCTCTGGGACCCTGGCACTGCATCTCTCTGGGGTACAAGGGGCGTCAGTTCCCACTTGCCCTTCTGGCTCTCCTTTTCAGGGATGCGGGAACCCCAATCCAcaaccctccccccagctcccataGCCAGGATAGTCTACTGCTGAAGTGGCAAGGAGCTatctgagggaaaggggaaggatttCAAGAGGTGGTGTTATtatcagcaacaataataataataatagtaatgtggtatttaagctcttattatgtgccaagcacttcagtaAGCATTGGgattggtacaagataatcaggtcccacatgggacttacaacctagggagggagaacaggtatcaaattcccattttgcagatgagggaactgaggcacagagaagtgaagtgagttacccaaggtcacccagcaggtttgTGGCATttgtccgactcccaagctcatgctcactcactaggccacgctcttcgTTGGATTTGATTGATGCTGAGTGGGCTGCCAGAACCCTGAGCCTTAATGAACTGAAGCGAGGCTTCCCATTTTGAAATTGGGGTGTTTTATCGACCTTGTCTTCGAATGAGTGgaaagccctctctttcccttgcaTCCTCCACTCAGATGCCATCATTGACAATCGAGTGTCGAGCCCTGGGGAGGAGAGCGAGGTGGGGCCCATTGTGAGCGAAGGCTTCATCGAAGTCCTGACCAAAAAGCAACGCCGCCTATTGGAAGAGGAGCGAAGAAAGAAAGAGCAAGCAGTCCAGGTGAGCAGGGGCAGGGAGCATGGGGACAGGGAGAGCCTGGTTCTGGGGAAAATCAAagcatgaattgtactttccaagtccttagtacagtgctctgcacacagtaagcactcaataaatacgattgaatgaatgaaaacagaagcAGTGGACGGGCCAGATGGTGACTGACTCCCTAGGTTTCACTGAAGTAACGGCTGGAGAAAAGTACAGACAAGGAGCAGGGACATGCAAGACCTGGTTTAGATttttgggggatgggaggaggcgaGAAGAGGATGATGGGGCAAAAGAGACGAGAATGCAGGGGTTTTGgaaaaacctttctcattccctgTGATAGTTCTCAACACTCAATGCCGAGAATTAGTTGAGATTCTGCCTTTCTCACCCTATTGGGTATCTGATTGAGCGCGTGCCAAAATAGAAGAATTGTCGATATTGGGTCAATCCAGCCCAGTGTTTCTTCTCAAATCTAGTGGTTTGCCGTCTTTGAAAGTCATCCTCAGGGTGGATAAGGATGTGTCCTTtggcatccctaacttttcccactGCCTAGCTGTCATGGATCTGTCACGGATGGCTCTGTCTAACCCAACTCATGTCCCCCTTTCCCCTGCATCTAACTTTCCCTCCAGTAAACCATCATGGACCTAGTTTTGGGGAATCCATTTCAGTCCTTGAGCCTACTGCTCTTTTCCTGCCTACACAATTCTCGAGGTGTTTTTGCCACTCACTGTATGCGTGCTTCTTTTTTTGTCGTAACTTACTCCCCCTAAGCTCCAACGGCCGCCCCTAGACCAAACGAAGCTGTTTCAGCCTCAAAAGAACTACAGTTTCGATTGGTGCTTAGGTcttgagagggagaagaaaattgatCTGATTAGGTAAGGTAGAGATGAAAATAAGCAGCACCACCCTTTATTGTTTAAGATCTCGTTGAATGCCTCCAGCACTCCAAGGGTTAGGGACGTCAGGATGGATTCTTGCAGCTCTCAGTCCAAGCTTCTTTGGGCCAAGGTCCCCGTGCTGATTTGTATCGCTTGACTCTTTCCCTCAGGTACCCGCCAAAGGCCGAGGCCTTTCCTCTCGTATTCCTCCTCGGTTTGCCAAGAAGCAGGGCACCATGTGCTTGGAGCAAGGGGATGTTACGGTTTCCGGCAGCAGCCTGGGCACAGAAATCTGGGAGAGTAACAGCCAAGGTGAGACCTCAGGGGCCCTGCGGTCGCCAGTGTGGCACGGAGCCCTCGCCAGGCCCTGTCCGTCTTTAGGCTTTGGCAGATCCCATTCTGAATAAGGAACTCACCGGGTGTCGCGGGCTCATTGGCTGGGCGCGGCCATTTTCAGGCTTCAGGGTGCCTTTTTCCTAGCCAGCCAGACTTAGGGCATCCACTCCTTCCTGGTAGATCCAGGTAGCTGCAGGTCCCCTACCAGCTTCATTTACTCCTGGCAGCCCTTGCGTGAGTCAGCGGAGAACCAGAGGAGAAGTTCAGCTAGTACTTAGCTGATTTAGGGGTCAGTCATTTAAGTGGTCTGCAGGGACAGCTTCTCAGCACCAAAGGCAGCCCTGTGTGGTCACCCATGAGCGCTAGCTGTCTTTTGTTCCCCCACAGTTAGGACTCTGTGGCAGGTCTTTCCTCTGACGAATCATATTTGAGAGATTGTAAAGCACAGACCCCGTTGCCCGGTGGCCCCATCGCACCCTCCCTAACCTCAGCTCCTTTTGGCTTGTAGCACTCCCCGTTCAGTCACCCGGCAGTGATTCCTGGAGCAAAGCCGTCAATGCCTTTAACAGCACCGAGTCCAGCTCTACAGAGGTCAGTGGGCCCGAACTCACTTGGAAGTGCACGGTTCACGTGTTCTCGTAGCCAGCCCAGGCCGCGGCCTCGGTTGCATTTGCTGACTTTCCCCGGGCTTCACCAGCTGTATGTAGACCTGTGTCCCACGGGAGTGGGTGGACACCATCCTGAATCGGGCTCCTGTTCAAAACGGGTCATGCGGGCCTGGTTTGCAGTGGCTCGTGGGCTGCATCTCCTGCATCTAGGCTTGGCGGGGGGTGGGCGatgcaaaaaaaattaaaagaaaaaaccaaaaacctgggCAAAGAGAGGAGATTGCTGAACACGGCAGTTGCCTTTCCCCTGTGGAGACTGGAGTGCAATCTGGTTTGGGTCATAAGTGAAATGAGCTTGGCAGTCTGTCTAGGGGCTCTTGGATGTTTTCCGGGTTTACCAGGCTGCAGCGGGGTTGCCGACTTTGGTGATGCCTGCTCTGGAGATGGCAGAGGGCTGGGCCGATGCACGGCCaggatggggcaggagggggctcATCCGTAAACTGTTCAATTCTCATTTTGATTTCCTTTTTGAGTTTGGTGGCAGGGCGTTTTAACCCATTTCGTGCTTTGCATAGCAGGGTTTTAAAGGCAGCCAGGGGGATAGTGGCATTGACTTGAGCGCGGAGTCTCGGGAATCCTCCGCTACCTCCTCCCAGCGCAGCTCCCCATATGGCACTCTCAAACCAGAGGAGATGAATGGGGCTGGCCTGGTGGAACCCAAGCCCGACTGCCAGAAGGAGCAGGCTCAGAAGCAATCTGATAAAAAGGTAATCTGGACTCGCAGAGCAAACCGATACACTCCtctaccccccaaccccagggcccGGGCTGACGGCGGACTGGGGAAGCTCGTTGTTCTCGGGTCACTTGGAGATTAGAGCTCGGGGTCTTTCTAGTCTGCGGGATCTCAGCCTCTCTGCTTTTCCATTAAGGATTCAGAACAAGGCTCAGGACAGAGCAAGGAGCACAAGCCCGGACCCATCGGCAACGAGCGCTCTCTGAAAAACAGAAAGGGCTCTGAGGGTGCGGAGCGGCTGGAAGGGAATGTCCCGCCCGTTAACGGGGTGGAGATTCACGTGGACTCCGTGCTGCCCGTCCCGCCCATTGAATTTGGAGTCAATCCTAAAGTGaggattttcttttcattttcctttttattcATTTTGGGGTGGGAGCGGAGCGGGCCCGAACTCGTGAGTCTCATGCGAGGTCCCGCGGGCGGGGCTTTCCTCCAGAAGAGGGATCAGTTGAGCAGGACCGGAGAGAGAAGGAGGCTCCCTCAGGATTAGTCAGGTTTGGGTACTACTGGGACCAGGCGCTGTTGAATTGCCTCATAGATTTCATTACTGACACAAACCAGGTTCTCAAGATGACTTGGCTCATGTGTTCGCTGTCTCCATCAGGAAAACTTGCGGTGTGGGAATG
The Ornithorhynchus anatinus isolate Pmale09 chromosome 4, mOrnAna1.pri.v4, whole genome shotgun sequence genome window above contains:
- the PRRC2B gene encoding protein PRRC2B isoform X6 encodes the protein MSDRLGQLTKGKDGKSKYSTLSLFDKYKGKSVEAIRTTVIPRHGLQSLGKVAIARRMPPPANLPSLKSENKGNDPNIIIVPKDGTGWANKQDQPDQKSSSVTASQPQESLPQPGLQKSVSNLQKPTQSISQENTNSVPGGLKSWAQLNGKPAGYEGGSRGSSRLLSFSPEEFPTLKAAGEQDKVGKEKGVLDPSYGPGPSLRPQNVTSWREGGGRNITSASSLTASPSEPGSKNSSTGDGAPSSACTSDSKEPSLRPAQPTRKGASQFMGNVYHPPTYHDMLPAFMCTQQSSEAQGTVERGSFPLPQLRLEPRVPFRQYQMNDQDGKETRMGLSRPTRPVRQQGERAPRPTIINAENLRGLDELDTDADDGWAGLHDEVDYSEKLKFSEDEEEEEALKDGRQKWNNWDPRRQRQLSLSSADSADVKHPVEENKNWGDAVGLSRAIRKVPEPQPPARKPNSWTPAPDYQKPSLGGVLRQQSLEDREEKLPPRQKFVQSEISEAVERARRRREEEERRAREERLAACAAKLKQLDQKCRQAQKASEAQKQVENEESHPPSAEKPPVQENSHPLRRATPELHTQETPAAYPEEEPAVPPAVAQSSSDEELRESTSPAQEFSKFQKSLPPRFQRQQQQEQLYKMQHWQQQQVYPPPSHSHPQRTFYPAHPQMLGFDPRWMMMPSYMDPRMTPARTPVDFYPSALHPSGIMKPIMAQDSINGPGCRSEEQNCPPSIQQERKVAPIDPAPVWSQDGYAAMQSKGYSLPHPKQNESLTVEGVRGRNESSYSASTGRSGGVSAQRDLFEERGDEYLNAFDKKAPADFDSCVPSQRIGQELLFPPQENVQEAGGPGGQHSSLRSSPLESDLVPADKKSEYSGWDVGQTPKPSDPATTVREEAPRDEQPFDSDPWKKEGGATKQPAPESEWTPENRTTSTPHQEQMGRSRRSGPIKKPVLKALKVEEKEKELEKIKLEGGEESTRPLKEKGSPYKAENEEGDGEDPKSASSAHSLLDEKDPSQAGFVREAEKFEEEEKAERVWETKLSKDSSDLPPTKRNNWIFIDEEQAFGRGQNRGRGRGFREFTFRGRGTGGSSGIGSPRGVYISQRSSRGRGLREFNQIDDFPRGKPRRRIASETHSEGSEYEELPKRRRQRGLETGNEGSLLEREESDLKKGDFKDSWRSNKIYSDDYSSLDAKNRGPRAFGRALPPRLSNSGYGRRSFVTKESPHWQSRSGGAPWQDYGSGIPSDSFGARRAADRDYSQESYKHSDSFIGRGFEESHLDDKRSFFQDDYAADPENIENRPFRRRRPPRQDKPPRFRRLRQERESLGQWGSEEGPNSLSGQWPGRPKLAPGEKSSTTGRRSPELSYQNSSDHANEEWETASESSDFSERRERREGGAAEGDAQLDGGLAGANLGEKRELAKRSFSSQRPLVDRQSRKMEPGGFGEKSVRTGGGGAVTRYESQPNGTPLKTKRSPEETLPGSLSSTNGGSGHSSYSLERAAHATSSDTTEAAGKKPEKDPQVAIQRAGEKGEAMPQFDLSYGNAIIDNRVSSPGEESEVGPIVSEGFIEVLTKKQRRLLEEERRKKEQAVQVPAKGRGLSSRIPPRFAKKQGTMCLEQGDVTVSGSSLGTEIWESNSQALPVQSPGSDSWSKAVNAFNSTESSSTEDSDFSLPPGSASGTSANPVAKLQDALASNAGLAQSIPILRRDHHLPRGISLNPMSFPTADLTLKMESARKAWENSPNLPEQSSPGGAGSGIQPPSSVGASNGVNYSSFGGVSMPPMPVASVAPSASIPGNHIPPLYLDGHVFASQPRLVPQTIPQQQSYQQAAAAQQIPISLHTSLQAQAQLGLRGGLPVSQSQEIYSSIPPFRSQVYMHPSLSQPNTMVLAGGTALKPPYSAFPGMQPLEMVKTQSGSPYQPMNGSQALVYEGQIGQAAGMGASQMMDSQLTQLTMPLPGSQLPLPRYGSGQQPLILPQSIQLPQGQNLSVGAPRRILPPGSQPSVLATSRESSQMEMKGFHFTDGKQSIPSGGSVPSPQTYRPSSASPSGKPSGPAVNMGSVQGHYVQQAKQRVDENKSSLGAVKLQEPPPATQMKRTGAIKPQAVKAEESKA